A genomic segment from Salvia splendens isolate huo1 chromosome 13, SspV2, whole genome shotgun sequence encodes:
- the LOC121761507 gene encoding DNA glycosylase/AP lyase ROS1-like, whose protein sequence is MNLEFGMQQSDEGVENWEDLLGLYTDVLQDGWGQGGSFGPGGPVGVQNGCGVAFAETGNETRGGSTGLSGADQWSRGVDDVGNVVLPRKVESLEELLGKVVENQDIGGYNLQQMQSRLLVDKRPSDGLSVPRSSEDGDSSSVSRPFHLGPATPDHRSLLKNRQPPHLSTEENSKKSMLSQQAETGEREHDDFVSDALSSASPDASTTEEKRNPVGGNNGGEFCNETPPQKTPKRRKHRPKVVRAEKPKRTPKPAAKENKTPGGDPPTKRKYVRKKDIKGSTNQGKSCKRSLNFDSEDEVGKKSKCKEFDHHGDSNSGSEAVHQNISSEQTQTPFAGKIQPQESQAFAATVPTASSKGHTLNAIARSLKAGSTNPGAHGQVNSHSSGGFSQLLILANTRQQNMDGPRHPGLQSTPQRSWDLVTNRDEKQPERAYSYTAPTQHRIVHFNEQSMTPWQDFAERNGLRMPSAEKFSEQTVSPSRSIHGQTYRQRMNVGLPYFGIEEITKLMNPTYETNKATRHWRVDSINSGLRFQKQMSTFNRGPKVVKRKEMAAGSARVSAKRHYIRKTPPNKMSRTDRVVQQETNVSVDNITEGMKRLQISKGEETAHVPYAGDGAVVPYEAVKKRRPRPKVDLDRETNMLWNLLMGSEGSENEDTMDEDKQKKWDEERRVFRGRVDSFIARMHLVQGDRRFSKWKGSVVDSIIGVYLTQNVSDHLSSSAFMSLAAKFPGKSTNTRDTSCQNAEKPSAEYVVRVTHPDGTTCHQRMTREPVYDHKSSEHGSEEVPSGKEARITEECIASSQTSSGSVSFQASEDIRSSSGSNSEAEDQATGSNSHRPLYLFEEAGGIAELQKNQMPEMGVSYPDKILPNDLREYEKECTSSLSSTLCDTTHGSVVEELHNKSAEALGQNPTGNRKLYADSTLEPTETKTVHASDEQSTNATARKQKGEKEKEKEKPIDWDSLRKHVQSTAGKGGRSRDTMDTLDYEALRKADVREISSTIKERGMNNKLAARIKEFLDRLVKDHGSIDLEWLRDAQPDKVKDYLLSIHGLGLKSVECIRLLTLHHLAFPVDTNVGRIAVRLGWVPLQPLPESLQLHLLELYPMLESIQKYLWPRLCMLDQETLYELHYQLITFGKVFCTKRQPNCNACPMRGECRHFASAFASARLALPGQEEKRVVCSDVSTDPSHKCGVVEKPMFLPPPEDHMGSGAGFTTTNCEPIIEEPASPESSIEYTERDIEDAFYEDDPDEIPEINLNIEEFTTNLKSFIQENKEMQEGDMSRSIIALSPRLASIPAPKLKHVSRLRTEHQVYELPDSHPLLEGMDRREPDDPSPYLLALWAPGETADSIQLPEGKCSATESGMCDDKTCFSCNNTRETHAQTVRGTILIPCRTAMRGSFPLNGTYFQVNEVFADDKTSKDPIHVPRSSIWNLPRRTVFFGTSVSTIFKGMSTEGIQYCFWKGFVCVRGFDQKTRAPRPLKARLHLRASKIAKKNE, encoded by the exons ATGAATCTGGAGTTTGGGATGCAGCAGAGTGATGAAGGGGTTGAAAATTGGGAGGATTTGCTCGGGCTCTACACCGATGTTTTGCAGGACGGATGGGGCCAGGGGGGCAGTTTCGGGCCAGGTGGTCCCGTAGGGGTTCAGAATGGTTGCGGTGTGGCTTTTGCTGAGACGGGGAATGAGACTCGTGGTGGCTCGACTGGGCTATCCGGGGCAGATCAGTGGAGCCGTGGCGTTGATGATGTTGGAAATGTGGTTCTTCCTAGAAAGGTTGAGTCTTTGGAAGAATTGTTGGGTAAGGTTGTGGAAAATCAGGATATTGGTGGTTACAATCTGCAGCAAATGCAAA GTAGACTTTTGGTGGATAAAAGACCAAGCGACGGCCTAAGTGTACCGCGAAGTTCAGAAGACGGGGACTCCTCGAGTGTGAGTCGGCCTTTCCATCTCGGACCAGCAACACCGGATCACCGTAGCCTACTGAAGAACAGACAGCCGCCTCATCTGTCAACAGAAGAAAACAGTAAGAAGTCTATGCTGTCTCAACAAGCTGAAACTGGAGAGAGAGAGCACGACGATTTCGTTTCCGATGCCCTGAGTTCAGCGTCTCCTGACGCTTCAACGACCGAGGAGAAGCGAAATCCAGTTGGCGGAAACAACGGAGGAGAGTTTTGTAACGAAACACCACCTCAGAAGACACCAAAGAGGAGAAAGCACCGGCCGAAGGTAGTGAGGGCAGAGAAGCCTAAACGAACTCCAAAGCCCGCGGCCAAAGAAAACAAGACCCCCGGTGGAGATCCTCCCACCAAAAGGAAGTACGTGCGCAAGAAAGACATTAAAGGCTCGACGAATCAAGGGAAATCGTGTAAGAGATCGTTAAATTTTGACTCGGAAGACGAAGTCGGAAAGAAATCTAAATGCAAAGAGTTTGACCACCACGGTGACAGTAACTCGGGGAGCGAGGCTGTGCATCAAAACATTAGCAGCGAACAGACACAAACTCCGTTTGCAGGCAAAATCCAGCCTCAAGAGTCACAGGCGTTCGCAGCCACTGTCCCAACAGCCTCATCGAAAGGCCACACTCTTAATGCCATTGCAAGGAGTTTGAAGGCGGGAAGTACTAATCCGGGTGCACACGGGCAGGTAAACAGTCATTCAAGTGGCGGCTTTAGTCAGCTTCTTATTCTAGCAAACACCCGACAGCAAAACATGGATGGACCGAGGCATCCGGGACTTCAGAGTACGCCTCAACGTTCGTGGGATTTGGTTACTAACAGGGATGAAAAGCAACCCGAAAGAGCATATTCCTATACTGCGCCAACACAACACCGGATTGTCCACTTTAACGAACAAAGCATGACTCCGTGGCAAGATTTTGCAGAGAGGAATGGGCTCAGAATGCCTTCTGCTGAAAAATTTTCCGAACAAACTGTAAGCCCGAGCAGGAGCATTCATGGCCAGACATACAGACAGCGCATGAATGTTGGATTGCCATATTTTGGCATTGAAGAAATAACCAAACTGATGAATCCAACGTACGAAACCAACAAGGCCACCCGCCATTGGCGCGTGGATTCCATCAATTCTGGACTCCGGTTTCAGAAGCAAATGTCCACTTTTAACAGAGGCCCTAAAGTTGTAAAAAGAAAGGAGATGGCGGCTGGGTCTGCTCGCGTGTCAGCAAAGAGGCATTACATCAGAAAGACGCCACCAAACAAAATGTCGCGTACAGATAGAGTAGTACAGCAGGAGACGAATGTCTCGG TTGATAATATAACAGAAGGCATGAAAAGGCTACAGATCAGTAAGGGAGAGGAAACTGCTCACGTTCCATACGCAGGAGACGGTGCTGTGGTTCCATATGAGGCGGTCAAGAAACGGAGGCCACGTCCCAAAGTGGACCTTGATCGAGAGACGAACATGCTGTGGAACCTGTTAATGGGCAGTGAAGGAAGTGAGAATGAGGACACCATGGACGAGGATAAACAGAAGAAATGGGATGAAGAACGAAGAGTCTTCCGTGGTCGAGTGGATTCATTTATAGCCCGGATGCATCTTGTTCAAg GCGACAGACGATTCTCCAAATGGAAAGGATCGGTCGTTGACTCGATAATTGGAGTATATCTCACTCAAAATGTCTCGGATCATCTTTCGAG CTCGGCTTTCATGTCTCTTGCAGCCAAGTTTCCTGGCAAGTCGACAAATACTAGAGATACATCGTGCCAAAACGCGGAAAAACCATCAGCTGAATATGTGGTCCGCGTAACTCATCCTGATGGAACGACTTGTCATCAGCGAATGACGAGGGAGCCAGTTTACGACCACAAATCGTCTGAACACGGTTCAGAAGAAGTTCCTTCGGGCAAAGAGGCCAGAATAACAGAGGAATGTATAGCTTCGTCACAAACTTCTTCAGGCTCCGTGAGTTTCCAAGCCTCGGAGGATATCAGATCAAGCTCGGGATCAAATTCTGAAGCCGAGGACCAAGCAACCGGGAGCAATTCTCATCGACCTTTGTACCTCTTCGAAGAGGCTGGAGGAATAGCAGAACTCCAGAAAAATCAGATGCCAGAAATGGGAGTTTCGTATCCGGACAAAATTCTCCCGAACGATCTTCGGGAATATGAAAAGGAATGCACCTCTTCTTTAAGTTCTACGCTTTGTGATACGACACACGGATCAGTTGTAGAAGAGTTGCATAATAAATCAGCCGAAGCACTCGGGCAAAACCCCACAGGTAATCGAAAACTCTATGCAGACAGCACACTTGAGCCAACCGAGACGAAGACAGTCCATGCTTCTGATGAACAATCAACAAATGCAACTGCAAGAAAGCAGAAAGGCGAGAAGgagaaggaaaaggaaaagcCAATTGATTGGGATTCGTTAAGAAAGCACGTGCAATCAACGGCGGGCAAGGGAGGAAGAAGCAGGGACACAATGGACACTCTGGACTACGAGGCCTTACGAAAAGCTGATGTTCGTGAGATCTCTAGCACTATAAAGGAAAGAGGAATGAATAACAAGCTAGCAGCGCGTATCAAG GAATTTCTCGACAGACTAGTTAAAGATCACGGAAGCATTGACCTAGAATGGCTTCGAGACGCTCAGCCAGACAAAGTCAA GGATTACTTACTGAGTATACACGGGTTGGGGCTGAAAAGCGTGGAGTGCATACGCCTCCTAACGCTTCACCATCTAGCTTTTCCG GTTGACACGAACGTTGGACGAATTGCTGTCCGGCTTGGTTGGGTCCCACTTCAACCGCTCCCGGAGTCACTACAGTTGCATCTTCTTGAACT GTACCCGATGCTGGAGTCGATTCAGAAGTATCTTTGGCCTCGACTCTGCATGCTCGATCAAGAAACCTT GTATGAGCTACATTACCAACTGATAACATTCGGGAAG GTTTTCTGCACAAAGAGACAACCAAATTGTAACGCATGCCCGATGAGAGGAGAATGCCGTCATTTCGCCAGCGCTTTCGCCAG TGCAAGGCTTGCTCTTCCGGGGCAAGAAGAGAAACGTGTGGTCTGTTCAGACGTTTCAACGGATCCCAGTCACAAATGTGGCGTAGTTGAAAAGCCTATGTTCTTACCTCCGCCCGAGGATCACATGGGGAGTGGTGCAGGGTTCACGACGACAAACTGTGAACCTATCATCGAGGAGCCAGCCTCCCCCGAATCATCGATAGAATATACAGAAAGAGACATTGAGGATGCATTTTACGAGGATGATCCTGATGAAATCCCGGAAATAAACCTCAACATCGAGGAATTCACGACTAATCTAAAGAGCTTCATTCAAGAGAATAAAGAAATGCAAGAAGGCGATATGTCCAGATCCATAATTGCACTTAGCCCCCGTCTTGCTTCTATTCCCGCGCCCAAACTGAAGCACGTTAGCCGACTGCGGACTGAACACCAAGT GTATGAACTCCCGGATTCACATCCACTACTAGAAGGG ATGGATAGACGAGAGCCTGACGATCCAAGTCCGTACCTTCTCGCCCTATGGGCGCCAGGTGAGACTGCAGACTCGATTCAGCTTCCGGAAGGTAAATGTAGCGCTACAGAAAGTGGCATGTGCGACGACAAAACATGTTTTTCATGCAACAACACGAGAGAAACACACGCACAAACAGTGCGCGGAACTATTCTA ATACCTTGCAGAACAGCAATGAGAGGCAGTTTCCCACTCAACGGGACATATTTCCAAGTCAACGAG GTTTTCGCTGATGATAAAACGAGCAAGGATCCTATTCACGTACCAAGAAGTTCGATATGGAATTTACCAAGAAGGACAGTCTTCTTTGGGACCTCGGTCTCGACTATATTCAAAG GTATGTCGACGGAAGGTATCCAATACTGCTTTTGGAAAG GTTTCGTGTGTGTTAGAGGGTTCGACCAAAAAACTCGAGCGCCACGGCCTCTGAAGGCGAGGTTGCATCTTCGTGCAAGCAAGATAGCAAAGAAGAATGAGTGA